GTTGATCAACCCGGAGATCACCTCGCGCCAGGGGAACGTCCGCGGAGAAGAAGGCTGCCTCTCTATCCCTGAATTGTTCGGGGAAGTCGAGCGAGCCAGCGTCGTCACGGTGACTGCGCTGAACGAGAACGGCGAAGACATCGAAGTCGTCGGGACCGAATTGCTCGCGCGGTGCCTCCAGCACGAGATCGATCACCTGCACGGAAAGCTTTTCCTGGATTACCTGAGCGTTCTCAAGCGGCGAGCCGCGCTCGCCAAATGGGACGGCATCAAGGCACAGTATCCGGGCTACATCCGGAGGGTGATCCTCGAGAAACGCACGCCTCACCACAGCGAAGGCGAGCTGTAGATGCGTGTCCTCTTCTGGGGGACGCCCGAGTTTGCGGCAGCGCCATTGCG
This Gemmatimonadaceae bacterium DNA region includes the following protein-coding sequences:
- the def gene encoding peptide deformylase, producing the protein MSILDIRVLGDPALRKETEVVERVTDEVRALINDMFDTMYAAEGIGLAAPQVGRSERVTVMDVEGAKYALINPEITSRQGNVRGEEGCLSIPELFGEVERASVVTVTALNENGEDIEVVGTELLARCLQHEIDHLHGKLFLDYLSVLKRRAALAKWDGIKAQYPGYIRRVILEKRTPHHSEGEL